A region from the Salvelinus sp. IW2-2015 linkage group LG19, ASM291031v2, whole genome shotgun sequence genome encodes:
- the LOC111979564 gene encoding ephrin type-A receptor 3-like — MALLFLWIYPSLLLFSLFLFHEFAPCEGLRNYPENEVTLLDSMSALGNLGWEAYPAEGWEEISVMDERNTPMRTYQVCNVMEASQNNWLRTRHIARDGAQRVYIEIKFTLRDCNSLPGVPGTCKETFNMFYYESNNANLWFIKESQYIKIDTIAADESFTQVDVGDRVMKLNTEVRDISNLSKKGFYLAFQDLGACIALVSVRVFYKKCPLTVLNLAQFPDTVTGGDSALVEVRGLCVNASEEFEAPRMYCSADGGWLVPIGRCVCKPGYEEHKDFCQRLDKKDTVASPNVNGHKVYNVCVSVCA; from the exons ATGGCACTACTCTTCCTTTGGATCTATCCATCCCTTTTGCTTTTCTCACTTTTTCTTTTTCACGAATTCGCACCATGTGAAGGCTTACGGAATTACCCAGAGAATGAAG tgaCGTTGTTGGACTCCATGTCTGCTCTGGGAAACCTAGGCTGGGAGGCCTACCCTGCCGAGGGG tgggaGGAGATCAGTGTGATGGATGAGAGGAACACTCCTATGCGTACCTACCAGGTGTGCAACGTGATGGAGGCCAGTCAGAACAACTGGCTGAGGACGCGGCACATCGCCCGCGACGGGGCCCAGCGCGTCTACATCGAGATCAAGTTCACCCTCCGAGACTGTAACAGCCTGCCTGGAGTACCCGGCACCTGCAAAGAG ACGTTCAACATGTTCTACTATGAATCCAACAACGCCAACCTGTGGTTCATCAAGGAGAGTCAGTACATCAAGATAGACACCATTGCTGCTGACGAGAGCTTTACACAG gtgGATGTGGGCGACCGTGTGATGAAGCTCAACACAGAGGTGCGTGACATCAGCAACCTAAGTAAGAAGGGGTTCTACCTGGCCTTCCAGGACCTGGGAGCCTGCATCGCTCTGGTCTCTGTCCGTGTCTTCTACAAGAAGTGTCCCCTCACCGTGCTCAACCTGGCCCAGTTCCCTGACACCGTCACGGGGGGCGACTCGGCCCTGGTGGAGGTCAGAGGGCTGTGTGTGAACGCGTCAGAGGAGTTCGAGGCCCCCAGGATGTACTGTAGCGCCGACGGGGGCTGGCTGGTGCCCATCGGGAGGTGTGTGTGCAAGCCGGGGTACGAGGAGCATAAGGACTTCTGCCAAC GCCTGGATAAGAAGGACACAGTGGCCAGCCCCAATGTGAATGGACACAAGgtttataatgtgtgtgtatctgtttgtgCCTGA